The following is a genomic window from Microvirga ossetica.
TTGATCGCCGAACATGGCCTCAACCATGATTCGCGGGATCCGATATTCCGCGGCGCCCGTGGTGAGCGAATGACTCGGTTCGGTGTGACGCACGTCGTCCGGCGCGCGGTAGCCGCGGTCACGCAGCCGGGGTTAGCATGCAAGGTCGTGTCGCCCCATGTTCTGCGCCACACCCTCGCCATGACGCTGCTGCAATCGGGTGTCGACCTGCTCACGATCCAGGCCTGGCTCGGTCATGCCCAGGTCGCGACGACACATCGCTATGCGGCCGCCGATGTCGAGATGATGCGCCGCGGTCTCGACCACGCCGCCATCCCGGGCAAGCACCCCGCCCGGTTCAAGGCAAAGGACGCGGTGCTTCAACTGCTTGAGAGCCTATAATTATGTGGCGGCTGGGAGCCGCAAAATGCTGGGATGCCGCCATCGGCTCTGCCGCCGTCACATAATCTCTCACGACACATAAGGCCGGGTTCTGATGCAGAACCTCCTGAGCCAGGGCGGCAAGGCCGGTGATGCCGCGGCGCATGTCGGTCACCCCACAGGCAAGGTAGACCCGAACACCCACTCCCGGTCCGATCATGCGCTCTCCGCAATCCGGATGGCGCGCATGAGCAGGTTCTCCGGCAAATCCGCTGCGGCGCGCACGATCCGCCCGTTGCGCAGCCCGATCTCCACATGGCGCTCGTTTGCTGGAAAAGCATTGGAGGTCCCGCCTTGCGGCGGCGCTGCGGCAAGCTCCACAGGCAGAAACCGGGTCTCCTCGACCGGGACCATGCGCTTGTCCCGCGTCTCTCGGCGCCACTGATAGAAATGCTGGCGCGTGATGGCGTGCCGCCGCGCCACATCCGACACCGTCGCGCCCTCCACGCCGACTTCGCTTAAAATCTGCGACTTCTCTTCGGTCGACCAGCGCCGACGCCGCTCTATGCCAGTCAGGATCTCTTGCCGCATCATCCACGTCCTTGATGACGTCAATAACGACGTCGTTAACGACGGGAATTTACATCGTCATGGAACGCCTCAGAAGGCGGCCTAAATCGGCCGGTTACGTTCAATCTCCGCCGTCAGGTCCTGTTCCTGGCGCGCGAGGGCCGCCAACCGCGCCTCCGCATCACGCCGCCGCCGCGTGTATTCCTCAAGCGACACGATGCCGGCGAGATAGGCTTCGGTAAGCCGTTCGATCCGCTGCTCCAGCGCCGCCAGTCCGTGCATCAGATTCGTCTGTCGGGCTTGTCGCTCCTGCGGCAGCCAATGCCCGCCCCGCGCCCGCTCCATCGCTTGTGCGATCATCTCAGGCGTCTCGAGCAGTTGGCACAGATCCCGCCAGACCAGATCATCGAGAGCCGTGGCGGGGATGAAGCGCGCCGGACAGCGCACCCCCGTTGCGCGCAGGCGGGTCGTGGTGCGACAGACATAGTAATCGTAGTGGCCCTGCTGGCATCGCCCGACGCAGGCGTAGCGACAGTGGCCGCAGCTGACGAGGCCACGCAGCAGGTAGTCATGGGCTCGATTGTTTCGTCGCGCCATCTGCCGATTATACACCAGACGCTCAGCAGCTTTCTCAAATTGGGTGGAGCTGACCAGCGCCGGCACCGGCGCCACCGCAATCCATTCGCCGGGCTCGCGCCGGCTCTTCCCGCAGCTGTGCCGACCGACCGGGGCCAGCGCCGAGCGTCGGGTGGTCAAGGCGCGGGACCGCGTGCGGTTGGCGAACACCTGACCGATATAGGTGGGATTGGTCAGCACATGGCAGAGGGTGGCCGGACACCAGGCCGGGCATCCGGCGGGTGAGGCGATGCCCAACCGCTCAAGCTGCTGACCGAGCCCGTAGAGCGACAGTCCGTCCTCGGCATACCAGCGAAAGATGGCGCGCACGACCATTGCCTCGGCCTCGTCGATCCGCACGCCGGTGGGATCGCGCGGATGGTCGGGATCGACACGATAGCCATAGGGTGGTTTGGTCCACGGCAGAAGCGTGCCAGCCTGCAGCTTGCGCAGCCGTCCGCGGCGCGTGCGCTCGACAATCAGGACGCGCTCATATTCGGCCACCGCCCCGCGGATCTGGAGCAGCAACTGGTCATGCGGATCCTGGCTCATGGGCCGGTCGAGGAACTCCACGGCCGCGCCGTGCCGTTCCAGCTCCTCGACGAGCAGCACCTGATGAACATAGTTGCGGGCAAGCCGATCAGGCGCAGTGATCAGGATGTGGTCGAGCTGAGCACTGGCCGCCGCATCCCTCAAGTGGTCCAGTGCCGGCCGTTGCAAGCTGGCTCCACTGTAGCCGTCGTCGCGAAAGACATAGTCGGCGGGCAACTCCCAGTGCTGTGCGTCCGCATGGGCGCGCAAGCGCTCGAGTTGGCTCTCAATCGACTGACTGTCGGTCTGACGCTGGGTCGACACGCGTGCATAGGCCGCTGCGATCGGCATGATGGTTCTCCTGTGGCCCAGGCCTTGGATCATCGCCCAGATCGCAGCTTGGCCGTGCTGGCGCGCCCTCCACGAGCAGCCGATAGGCTTTGTCCCAGCGCGTCTGCGCCCTCGGGCCGCCGGTCCAGCATCGCCTGATTGTCCACTGACCCTGGTGCCTGATGGCCTCCGCAAGGGGTTGATCCCTCGCAGAGACAAACTGCAGCCGCCGCATGCCGAAGCCGGTGCGGGACCGAGCTGCCATGCAGGCTCAGACGGCCATGGCGAACCCAGCAAAATTTGTCATTTGTGAATCTACCATCTTAGACGGGTTCTGGATCCATCGCGTGCTTCAAGATGAGGGGATCGAAAGTCACGTCGTCGATCCCGCCTCGATCGCCGTCTCGCGCCGGCATCGCCGCGCCAAGACCGACCGGATTGACGGCGAGGCTCTGGTGCGCACCTTGCTGGCTTACAAGCGGGGCGAGCCGCGCGTCTGCGCCATGGTCCATGTGCCGACACCAGACGAAGAGGATCAGCGGCGCCTCTGCCGGGAGCTGAAGACGCTCGTCGGCGAACGGGTCCGGCATGTCAACCGGCTCAGGGGGCTGTTCTTCTCACAAGGCATTGCCGACTACGACCTGCGGCGTCCGGACAGGCGTGCAAGACTCGACGAGTTGCGGACCGGCGACGGGCGTCCCTTGCCGCAGCATCTCAAAGCCGTGGCGCGGCGCGAACTCGAGGTCATCGAGTTGCTGGATCGGCAGATCGCGGCCGTGAAGGCCGAACGCGATGCCCTTCTGGCCGCGGCGCAAACGGCGGAGGTCCCGTCAAAGGCAGTTCAGATGCTGCTCGGCCTCAAGGGAATTGGATCGGGGTTCGCGGGCGCGCTGTGGTCGGAAGGCCTGTTCCGGCGCTTTGACAACCGGCGGCAGGTGGCGGCCTATGCCGGGCTAGCCCCGACGCCCTGGAAGAGTGGCAAGATCGATCACGAGCAGGGAGTATCGAAAGCCGGCAATCCCCGGCTGCGCGCCGTCTTGGTCGAGATGGCGTGGCTCTGGCTGCGGCATCAACCGGGATCAGCCCTTGCGCTGTGGTACCATGATCGGGTGCGCTGCCTGGGCGGGCGGATGAAGAAGGTCACGATCGTCGCGCTGGCCAGAAAGTTGCTGGTGGCTCTCTGGAAGTATGTAGTCCACGGCGTGGTCATCGAGGGAGCGGAGTTGAAAGCTGCCTGATCCTGCCCGCACACAGAATTCTCATCACTTCCACCAAGGCCTGATCAGCTTTGGCGGATCCGGGTGGACGAACCGCGGTAAGGGTCTGGCCTGAACCGCCGTAGTTAAGAATGGTCGCGTCCTCCCGAGCCCTGCCCGCAGAATGCGGGATGGTGGTGCAGCCGCCGCGAGCGGCGACCGTATGTGATGGGGTGGACGCCCCCGACGGCCTCGCTGTGGCAGAGTGGGTGTCGAACACCCGTTGAAGGAGGCGTCTGTAGGTCAGGTGAGCACAATCGGATTGGACATCGCTAAGCACGTTTTCCAGGCGCATGGAGCCGATGCGTCGGGTCATGTCGTCTTTCGCAAGAAGATCACACGCGCGAAACTGATCGAGTTCATGGCCTCGCAGCCGCCGTGCCTGGTGGCCCTGGAGGCGTGTGGCGGGGCCCATTACTGGGCCCGCGAGATCACCCAACTGGGTCACACGGTCCGCCTGATCCCGCCGGCGTATGTCAAACCGTTCGTCAAGCGGCATAAGAATGATGCCGCTAATGCGGAGGCGATCTGCGAGGCGGCTCAGCGGCCCAACATGCGGTACGTGGCCGTGAAGGATGAGGAGCAGCAGGCCAGGACCGTTGTCTTCCGGGCGCGCGATCTTCTCGTGCAGCAGCGGACCCAGCTGATCAACGCTCTGCGCGGTCACCTGACAGAATATGGATGCATCGTGCCAAAGGGACCGGCGCACGTGGCGCGGCTGATCGCGTGGATCGAGGACCCTGCCTCGCAGTTGCCGGAGAGCGCACGGGCGGTGTTCACGGTGCTGATCGACAGCCTGAAGGTGGTGGACACGCAGATCGCCGGTCTGGATGCCGAGATTGCCCGGCGCTCGCGCGAGGATCCGATCGCCCGCCGGCTGATGACCATTCCCGGGATCGGCCCCATCACGGCCACCGCGATCACGGCGCTGGCCCCGCCTCCGGAAACATTCCGCAAAGGCCGGGACTTTGCCGCCTGGCTGGGGCTCACGCCCTTGCAGAAGTCGACCGGCGGCAAGCAGAGGCTCGGCGCGATCTCGAAGATGGGCGAACGAACCCTGAGGCGGCTGCTGATCATCGGCAGCAGCAGCGTAGTGCATCAGCCATGCAAGCGCGGAGCGCCCGCCGGCTCGTGGCTGGCCCAGATATTGGCGCGCAAGCCGCGCATGCTGGTCACGGTCGCGCTGGCGAACAAAATCGCTCGCGTGGTTTGGGCCCTGCTGGCGAAGGGCGAAGTTTATCGAGCTCCGGTCGCAGCGGCGTGAAGCTGGCTGCGAGCGCGAGGCTGTCGACGGCGTAGGCGGGCGAAGGAGGGTATGGCACAACAGTCGGCGAGACGGGGCTGGAAGAACCAGGCAAACTCAGAGCGCTTCAAGCGCGCGAATGTGATTTGGATCCGGTCCGCGAACTCCCATACAGGCCCGCAGCGTTCATGCTGCACTTAGTGGTGCATCCGGCATGTTCCGAGGTATAATGGCAGTCCCTTCTGACCTGCTGGCGGAGGTGGCCCATGGCACGGGTCTGCTTACGCGAAATGACTGCTGCTGAGTATGCGGCGGTCCAAAAGCTAGCTCACTCCCACACGGCTCCGGCCCAACGCGTGCAACGCGCCCAAATCATCTGGCGGGCCGGTTGCGGCGAGAGTGCATCAGCGATTGCAGCCCGGGTCGGTCTTGATGGGGAGACCGTGCGCAAGCGCATCTGCCGCTTCAATGCCGAGGGTTTGGAAGCGCTCAAGGACCGACATCGCTCGGGTCGCCAACCAACCTACACGCCCGAGCAGACAGCCACCGTGATCGCCACCGCGCTGACCAAGCCTCAGACGCTGGGGCTGCCGTTTGCCGCCTGGACACTGGATCGACTGGCCGCCTACCTGCATGAGCAGAAAGGGATTGCGATGCAGCGCAGCCGCATCGACGAGATCCTGCTCCACGAGGGCCTGCGCTGGCGCAAACACGAGACCTGGTTCGGCGAGCGGGTCGATCCGGCCTTCGCGGCAAAAAGGGGGCGATCGAAACGCTCTACACCAAGCCGCCTGCGGGCAGTTGCGTGATCTGTCTCGATGAGATGGGACCGGTGAGCGCCAAGAGCTACGCGGGTCGGGCCCTGGTGCAGAGCCGGACGCGACCGGCCGAACGCGCCAAGCAGGAGATCGATTATGGCCGCCGGGCCAAGGGCTACATCTTCGGGGCGTTTTGTCCCGCCACCGGCGAAGCCTTCACGCATCCGTATCCCGGACGGGGTGGAGCGCACTGGGTCGACTTCCTCGGCCAGGTTGAGAGCTGGGTCCCGAGGACGACCAAACGGGTGTACGCGATCATGGATAACCTGAGTTCCCATCGCACGACCGACGTGCTGCTGTTCGTGCTGGCGCATCCGCGCTGGGAGATGGTGTTCCAACCCAAGTACGCGGCTTATCTCAACCTGATCGAGCCCTGGTGGAAGATCCTGCGTTCACTGGCTCTTGCCGGCCGGCGCTTCGAGACCTGGGAGGAGATCGTCGATGCGATCCACTGCTCGACAGTCTACTGGAATGCACACCGCCATCCGTTTGTCTGGGGCAGGCGCCGCCGGCATCGGCCCCGCCGCTCGCCCGGTATTGCTCTTCTGCCCAAGGCAGCATGACTTACCGGATGCACCACTTAGAGGCCGGACAGATGGCAGCGTCCGACTACGTCTCTATAGCCTCTAAAAATCGCTTGCGTCGGACGGGGCGTCCACAGATGAGTTTGAACCGAGCCGGATATGGCTCGTGTCACGCAACGGCTCGGATCCTGGATCTGGAACAACCGACTGGAGATTGCCCCATGAGTGGCTGACCCAACAAACTTGAATCATCCAAGCCCATGTGAGCCCGTCCCGAAAAGGATTGAACGAAGCCGCTGACGCGGCATTTGGTGCCCGGGGATGCGGATGATGCTTCTGTTTTGAAGGGTTGCGGCTGTTGAAGCGCAATTCCAGAACAGGAGATCAAGATGGTCGAGATGAGCCCTCTGCGCCGTCGCATGATCGAGGACATGACGGTCCGCAATCTGTCGCCCGCCACGCAACGATCCTACATCCACGCGGTAGCGAAGTTTTCGCGCTATTTCGGCCGGTCCCCGGCTCGGCTTGGCCTGGAAGATGTCCGCGCCTTCCAGGTGCATCTGGTGGCGAAGGGGATCTCATGGTCGGCGCTGAACCAGACGGTCTGCGCGCTGCGGTTCTTTTACGGCGTGACACTGGGCCATGCCGAGATTCCAGAACGGATTGCCTATGCGCGCTTGCCCCGCAAGCTGCCCGTGGTGCTGAGCGCGGATGAGGTTGTCCGGTTCCTCGAGGCGGTGCCCAGCCTGAAGACGCGCACCGCGCTGACCACGGCCTATGCCGCGGGCCTCCGTGCCTCCGAGACCGTCGGCCTGAAGGTCGGCGACATCGACAGCGAACGCGGTGTCATCCTGATCGCGCACGGCAAGGGCGGCAAGGACCGATACGTCATGCTGTCGGCGCAGCTTCTGCGCATCCTCCGGGTCTATTGGCGGCTGGCAAAGCCCAACGACTGGCTGTTTCCCGGTCGTGACGCAACCGCGCCAATCGATGTGCAGGTTCTCTATTCGGCATGCCGCTCGGCATGTATCGCCGCCGGCATCGACAAACGCGTGACGGTCCACACGCTGCGGCACAGCTTCGCCACACATTTGCTCGAGAACGGAACCGACATTCGCATCATCCAGGTTTTGCTCGGTCACAACAATCTGTCGAGCACGGCACGCTACACGAAGGTCTCGAACGGCCTTATTCGCCGCACGGAGAGCCCGCTCGACCGTCTGAGGCTGGAGGTTGTTCCCCCAAACTGAGCCGGCGTCGTCATGTCGGCAAGACTGGAGGTGGCGGACATCATGCGTCGCCACGGCGAGGCCTATCGGCAGGCCCATGAGGGTCATCTCGGGCGGGTCGAGCGCCGCACGATGAGCGCGATCGAGCTGTGCCGGACAGCCGCTCTCGGTGGCCATCTGGAGGGATGCCCATCATGCAGGACAATCCGCGTCTCCTACAATTCCTGCCGCAACCGGCATTGCCCGAAGTGCCAAGGACAGGCCTGTCGGGATTGGCTCGCCGCGCGGCAGGGTGACCTCCTGCCGGTTCCCTACTTCCACGTGGTCTTCACGCTGCCGGAGCCGATGGCCGGCATCGCGTTTCAGAACAAGGCCGCCGTCTATTCCATCCTGTTCAAGGCCGCGGCTGAGACGTTGCTCACCATCGCCGCTGACCCCAAACATCTGGGGGCGGAGATTGGTCTCGTCGCGGTCCTGCACAGTTGGGGCCAGAACCTGCATTATCATCCGCACGTCCATTGCATCGTGCCGGGCGGCGGCCTGTCGCCTACCCGCTTCGGGCGTCGATCCGGGGCCGCGCAGTGGATTGCGTGCCGGCCCGGCTTCTTCCTGCCCGTGCGGGTCCTATCGCGCCTGTTTCGTCGGCTGTTTCTGCAGGACCTGCAAGCCGCCTATGACGCGGGCAATCTGAGCTTCTTTGGCGACCTCGCCGGGCTGATGGCGCCCGCCGCGTTCCGCCGCCGGCTGGCAGAGGTCCGTCGTGTCGAATGGATCGTCTACGCCAAACCGCCCTTCGGTGGCCCCGGGCAGATGCTGACCTATCTCGGCCGCTACACCCATCGTGTCGCCATCGCCAATTCTCGGCTTGTCAGTATGGCCGACGGCAGGGTCTCGTTCCGCTGGAAGGACTATCGTCATCGCGGCAAGGTCAAGGTCATGACGCTCGATGCCCACGAGTTCATCCGGCGCTTCCTGCTGCACACCCTGCCGGACGGCTTCCACCGCATCCGACATTACGGCTTTCTCGCGAATGGCCATCGCGCCCAAAAGCTGGAACTGTGTCGCAGACTGCTGACCATCACGGCGCAAGAGAGCGCCGCCGACACCACGCATGATCGGCCCGCCGCAACTCCGGCCAGCCGGTGCTCCTGGTGCGGCCGACAGATGGTCACGTTCGGCATCTGGCGATGTGGGGAGGTGCCTCGCCGTCCCTTCTGGAGCGACAGTTCATGAGAGGATCAACCGCTTGCAGCATGGCAATGACCGAGCCGACTGCCATGCGCGCCGGCCTGCATCTGTTTGCACCGCGTCCCGGAGCGGGAAAGATCCGGGTGCTCTACGGTGACCGTGCCGGCCGTCTTCAACGCGATCATCGGCACCGAGCCGTCGCCGTCGGCACCATCAGGCACACGGATCGCGTTCCAAATGCCGTCCGTCCGGCCCTCGTCGAGCAACTCACCTCACCAACCAGCCTACAATCCCCATAGCGCCATCCCCGTCTCGCGGCTTCGCTCAATCCGGCTTCAATGAGGTCCTTCCGGATGAGGGCCTTCACACGTTCCGTCGCGACCGGACCTCACAGAACCCTCCAGATTGAGTGGCCGAGATGCCTATGATTCCAGGAGGGTGCTGAAGCCTTCCGGCTTCGGCGCCAAGCTGCCGGTGGCCCGATACGCCGCTATCAGCCGCACCACGAAGGCGACCGACACCTCAAAAGCCGGGCGGCCGCGTGGCAGGAATGGCCCGACTCGACGAATCATGCCACCCGATGGCGTAGATCCAGCGAGTAGGACTTGGTCATCGCTCATCTCCTCCCAGGAAGAGGGCTGAGTTGAGCGATGGGGTGGACGGCCCCTGACCCAGCGGCATCGCGATGTACCAGGATGGTGCTGTCAGTGACCATCAACGGAAAGGGACCGTCCAGATGCAGATTACCACGATCGGCCTCGACATCGCCAAGAACGTTTTCCAGGTTCATGGGGTCAATCAGCAGGGGCAAACGGTCCTGCGCCGGAAGGTGCGGCGCGATCAGCTTCTGGCGCTGTTCAAGAGGCTGAGCCATGCCTGATCGGCATCGAAGCCTGCGCGACGGCGCATCACTGGGCCCGACAGCTACAGGCTCTCGGTCACCAGGTGCGGCTGATGCCACCCGCTTAACTGCGCATCTCGCGGATCGTGAGCGCTCATTTCGTGGGATCGTGAGCAGGCATTTCACGCGATCATGAGCGGTCGCGTCGACCGATGGGGTGATGGAGTCAGGAGATTTGGTCGCCGTCAAGAGGGCGGGCTCTGGCGTTCTGCTTTCTCATGCTTTCTCCGGCGAGTTGAAGGCGGTGGGCATTGTGAACAAGACGATCCAAGATTGCGTCTCCAAGAGTGGGATCCCCAATCAGGTCATGCCATGCGTCCACGGGAACCTGGCTCGTGACGATGGTCGATGAGCGGCCGTGACGATCGTCGAGGATTTCCAGGAGATCGCGCCGCTCGGACCCGGTGAGCACTGACAAGCCCCAATCATCGAGGATCAGCACCTGTACGCGACCGAGGGCCTTGAGCAGGCGGCCATAGCGCCCGTCGCCGCGCGCGAGCGCCAATGCCTCGAACAGGCGCGGCACGCGGTGGTAGAGCACCGAGCGGTTATCCCGGCAGGCCTTGTGGCCGAGCGCGCAGGCGATCCAGCTCTTGCCGAGGCCGGCCGCCCCTGTAATCAGCACATTCTCATGCCGGTCGATCCAGTCGCCAACAACCAGCCGGGCAAAGACCGCGCGATCGATGCCGCGCGGGGTTCGCCAATCGACGTCCTCGACGCAGGCGTTCTGGCGCAGCGCCGCGAACTTGAGCCGCGCGGTGAGACGCTTGGTGTCGCGCTCGGCCGCTTCGCGGTCGACCAACAGCCCGATGCGCTCCTCAAAGGACAGAGCGTCGAGATCGGGCAATCGTCGCTGCTCCTCGAAGGCTTTGGCCATGCCGGTCAGGCCAAGCGCGATCAGGCGCTCATGGGTGGGATGGGTCAGCATCGGTTGGGTCTCCTGGGTTCAGTGGAAGTAACCCTGGCCGCGGATGTTGCCGTGGCGCAGGGGTTCGTGGTCGGGCGTCTCGTCAACGACGGCGCGGTCGAGGCCATTCTTGAGAATCGACCGGATCGAGGCGACGGAGCGTGCCTTGATGAGGAGGCCGCGCCGGCAGGCGGCCTCGACGCGGGTGTCGCCATAGCTCCTGGCCAGCGACAGGATGCCGAGGCAGGTGCGGAAGCCCTGCTCGGGATGTGGACGGTCGGCGATCACCGCCTCGAAGAAAGCCGCGACGGAGGGCCCAATCCGTTCACCGGCGGCGATCAGGCCTCGTGGGGTCCACTGGCCGTGGCGGCGATGGGCGCTCGGCATATGCTCGGCAACGGTGGTGTGGCCGCGCCGGTTCGGCGCCCGGGCATGGCTGGCGACCCGCTGGCCCTTGTGGAAGATCTCGACCGTCGCACCGGCAAGGCGCACGTCGACGAGTTCCCGGATCAGGCGGTAGGGCACGGAGTACCAGTGGCCGTCGACCTCGACATGGTAGTCCGGCGCGACGCGGCAGCGCTTCCAGCGGGCGAAGACGTAGGGCTCGTCTGGCAGCGCTCCCAGCCGGGGCCGGTCGATCTCGGCAAAGAGTTCGGCCCGGCTGGAGCCGAAGCCGCGCATCTGGCGGGCGTTGAGTTCGACGACCAGGCTGCGAATGGCGCGATTGAGCTCGGCGAGCGCGAAGAAGCGATGGTTGCGCAGCCGGGCCAGGATCCAGCGCTGGGCGATTTGGACCGCGACCTCAACTTTGGCCTTATCCTTCGGGCGTCTCGGCCGCGCCGCGAGAATGGCGGTGCCGTAATGGCCGGCCATCTCGGCATAGGTGCGGTTGAGGCCGGGATCGTAGCGGTCGGGATTGGTCACCGCCGCCTTGAGGTTGTCGCAGATCACGAACTTCGGAACCCCGCCCAGGAAGGCAAACAGGTTGGCGTGCACGGCAATCCAGTCCGGCAGGCTCTCGCTCGCGCAGGCCTCGGCATAGGTGTAGTTGGAGGCGCCCATGGCGGCGACGAACAGCTTCATGGGATGGGCTTGGCCGGTCAGCGGATCGAAGACGTCGATGGTGTCGCCGGCAAAATCGACAAACACCTTCTCGCCGCCCCTGTGGGTCTGGCGCATTGTTGGGCGAACGCGCCCCTTCCAGGCCTCGTAGGTGGTGCAGAACCAGGTGTAGCCGAAGCCATCGGGATGGGCGGCGCGATATTCCTCCCAGAGCAGCACGCGCGTCACGCCACGCCGGCGCAGCTCCTTCTCGACATAAACCCAGTCGGGGACCGGGCGCCGATCGGTCTGAGCCGAGGATGGTGCCGGAAACAGCAGGAGTTCGAGCGCGTCGTCATCGAGCCCGTCCGGCAGCGGCCAGCTCAGCCCTGCCAGACGGGCGCGGCGCAGGTAGCCATGAACGACGCCATTGCTGATCCCCAGCGTGCGCGCGATGACGCGCTCGGTCAGGCCTTGGACATGTCTTAAACGAAGTACTTCTCGGATCCGGCGCATCGACAATCTCTGGGTTGGCATCGGGCCTCCTCGTGGGTTGAACGAGGCATCCGTAGCCGGTTGAGTTGTCGGCCGAAGCTCCCGGCACCTCCGAAAAGGTGCTCACGATCCTCTGAAATCGTTGCTCACGGTGCCGCGAAATCGCTGCTCACGATCACGCGAAACACGCACTTAACTGAAGGCCTATGTCAAACGGAACAAAAATGACGCCGCCGATGCCGAGGCGATCTGCGAAGCGGTCACACGGCCAAGCATGCGGTTCGTGCCGATCAAATCGCCGGACGCGCAAAGCGTGCTGATGTTGCACCGTGCCCGTCAACTGTTGGTCCGCCAGCGGACCGCGCAGGTGAGCGCCTTGCGGGCTCATCTGGCGGAGTATGGCATCATCGCACCCAAGGGCCGTCCTCATGTTCAGCAACTGGTTGACCTGCTCGACAGGGGCGCGGACGGGCTGCCGGAGCTCGCCCGGCAGACGCTGCTGCTGATCGCCGACATGATCTCAGGTCTGAGCCAGCAAATCCGGAAGATTGAGATTGAGCTCATGAAGTGGCATCGGGCCGATGCCGTGTGCCAGCGTTTGGAGACGATCCCCGGTATCGGCTTCATCACCGCCACCGCCCTGGCCGCGACCGTCAACGATGCGCGCGTTTCGGTCCGGGCGCCAATTCTCGGCCTGGCTCGGGCTGGTGCCCAAGCCGCATTCCTCCGGTGG
Proteins encoded in this region:
- the tnpB gene encoding IS66 family insertion sequence element accessory protein TnpB; translated protein: MIGPGVGVRVYLACGVTDMRRGITGLAALAQEVLHQNPALCVVRDYVTAAEPMAASQHFAAPSRHIIIGSQAVEAPRPLP
- the tnpA gene encoding IS66-like element accessory protein TnpA, whose protein sequence is MMRQEILTGIERRRRWSTEEKSQILSEVGVEGATVSDVARRHAITRQHFYQWRRETRDKRMVPVEETRFLPVELAAAPPQGGTSNAFPANERHVEIGLRNGRIVRAAADLPENLLMRAIRIAESA
- a CDS encoding recombinase family protein, producing the protein MPIAAAYARVSTQRQTDSQSIESQLERLRAHADAQHWELPADYVFRDDGYSGASLQRPALDHLRDAAASAQLDHILITAPDRLARNYVHQVLLVEELERHGAAVEFLDRPMSQDPHDQLLLQIRGAVAEYERVLIVERTRRGRLRKLQAGTLLPWTKPPYGYRVDPDHPRDPTGVRIDEAEAMVVRAIFRWYAEDGLSLYGLGQQLERLGIASPAGCPAWCPATLCHVLTNPTYIGQVFANRTRSRALTTRRSALAPVGRHSCGKSRREPGEWIAVAPVPALVSSTQFEKAAERLVYNRQMARRNNRAHDYLLRGLVSCGHCRYACVGRCQQGHYDYYVCRTTTRLRATGVRCPARFIPATALDDLVWRDLCQLLETPEMIAQAMERARGGHWLPQERQARQTNLMHGLAALEQRIERLTEAYLAGIVSLEEYTRRRRDAEARLAALARQEQDLTAEIERNRPI
- a CDS encoding IS110 family transposase, with the translated sequence MKEASVGQVSTIGLDIAKHVFQAHGADASGHVVFRKKITRAKLIEFMASQPPCLVALEACGGAHYWAREITQLGHTVRLIPPAYVKPFVKRHKNDAANAEAICEAAQRPNMRYVAVKDEEQQARTVVFRARDLLVQQRTQLINALRGHLTEYGCIVPKGPAHVARLIAWIEDPASQLPESARAVFTVLIDSLKVVDTQIAGLDAEIARRSREDPIARRLMTIPGIGPITATAITALAPPPETFRKGRDFAAWLGLTPLQKSTGGKQRLGAISKMGERTLRRLLIIGSSSVVHQPCKRGAPAGSWLAQILARKPRMLVTVALANKIARVVWALLAKGEVYRAPVAAA
- a CDS encoding helix-turn-helix domain-containing protein; amino-acid sequence: MTAAEYAAVQKLAHSHTAPAQRVQRAQIIWRAGCGESASAIAARVGLDGETVRKRICRFNAEGLEALKDRHRSGRQPTYTPEQTATVIATALTKPQTLGLPFAAWTLDRLAAYLHEQKGIAMQRSRIDEILLHEGLRWRKHETWFGERVDPAFAAKRGRSKRSTPSRLRAVA
- a CDS encoding transposase; amino-acid sequence: MGPVSAKSYAGRALVQSRTRPAERAKQEIDYGRRAKGYIFGAFCPATGEAFTHPYPGRGGAHWVDFLGQVESWVPRTTKRVYAIMDNLSSHRTTDVLLFVLAHPRWEMVFQPKYAAYLNLIEPWWKILRSLALAGRRFETWEEIVDAIHCSTVYWNAHRHPFVWGRRRRHRPRRSPGIALLPKAA
- a CDS encoding tyrosine-type recombinase/integrase — encoded protein: MVEMSPLRRRMIEDMTVRNLSPATQRSYIHAVAKFSRYFGRSPARLGLEDVRAFQVHLVAKGISWSALNQTVCALRFFYGVTLGHAEIPERIAYARLPRKLPVVLSADEVVRFLEAVPSLKTRTALTTAYAAGLRASETVGLKVGDIDSERGVILIAHGKGGKDRYVMLSAQLLRILRVYWRLAKPNDWLFPGRDATAPIDVQVLYSACRSACIAAGIDKRVTVHTLRHSFATHLLENGTDIRIIQVLLGHNNLSSTARYTKVSNGLIRRTESPLDRLRLEVVPPN
- a CDS encoding IS91 family transposase; this encodes MSARLEVADIMRRHGEAYRQAHEGHLGRVERRTMSAIELCRTAALGGHLEGCPSCRTIRVSYNSCRNRHCPKCQGQACRDWLAARQGDLLPVPYFHVVFTLPEPMAGIAFQNKAAVYSILFKAAAETLLTIAADPKHLGAEIGLVAVLHSWGQNLHYHPHVHCIVPGGGLSPTRFGRRSGAAQWIACRPGFFLPVRVLSRLFRRLFLQDLQAAYDAGNLSFFGDLAGLMAPAAFRRRLAEVRRVEWIVYAKPPFGGPGQMLTYLGRYTHRVAIANSRLVSMADGRVSFRWKDYRHRGKVKVMTLDAHEFIRRFLLHTLPDGFHRIRHYGFLANGHRAQKLELCRRLLTITAQESAADTTHDRPAATPASRCSWCGRQMVTFGIWRCGEVPRRPFWSDSS
- the istB gene encoding IS21-like element helper ATPase IstB translates to MLTHPTHERLIALGLTGMAKAFEEQRRLPDLDALSFEERIGLLVDREAAERDTKRLTARLKFAALRQNACVEDVDWRTPRGIDRAVFARLVVGDWIDRHENVLITGAAGLGKSWIACALGHKACRDNRSVLYHRVPRLFEALALARGDGRYGRLLKALGRVQVLILDDWGLSVLTGSERRDLLEILDDRHGRSSTIVTSQVPVDAWHDLIGDPTLGDAILDRLVHNAHRLQLAGESMRKQNARARPLDGDQIS